The Sphingobacteriales bacterium genome includes a window with the following:
- a CDS encoding 3-phosphoshikimate 1-carboxyvinyltransferase, with protein sequence MKKIKIESINPKIEGKIILPSSKSISNRALVIRALSGQKFPVKNLSNAGDTQKLISILENENEKIINTGNTGTIMRFMTAYYAIKEGEWDLIGSERMKERPIKNLVDVLKGFGADIEYLGREGYPPLRIRGKQLKGGKCKVDATVSSQYISALLLIAPKLKNGIEMELMGDPISFPFIKMTLKMLEFYGIKVSVKGKHIYIAPQEYKPANLTVESDWSSASYLYALTAMNDDVEIELPGLHKDSWQGDSIVAKLMKPFGVETVYNKNSISIFRTKRKIKKFEYDFRANPDLAPTFAVICSALKIPFRFEGIHALRIKESDRVAALEEQLQKLNMKVSSTESSLIGEESHQISFFDNVIKSYSDHRIVMSFVPALCLHRELMIEDPDVVEKSYPAFWNDLENLGIMFRYAL encoded by the coding sequence GAAATTTCCTGTCAAAAACCTCTCAAATGCCGGAGATACCCAAAAATTAATCAGTATTCTTGAAAATGAAAATGAAAAGATAATCAACACAGGCAATACAGGCACCATCATGAGGTTTATGACTGCTTATTATGCAATCAAGGAAGGGGAATGGGATCTGATAGGGTCGGAAAGGATGAAAGAGCGTCCAATCAAGAACCTTGTTGATGTATTAAAAGGCTTTGGCGCTGATATTGAATATCTTGGCAGGGAGGGTTATCCGCCACTGAGAATCAGAGGGAAACAGCTTAAAGGAGGGAAGTGTAAGGTGGATGCTACCGTCAGCAGCCAATATATCTCAGCACTTTTACTCATTGCACCGAAGCTGAAAAATGGCATTGAAATGGAACTCATGGGAGACCCTATTTCCTTCCCATTTATTAAAATGACGCTTAAAATGCTTGAATTTTATGGGATTAAGGTCAGTGTAAAGGGGAAACATATTTATATTGCCCCACAGGAGTATAAACCAGCTAACCTGACTGTGGAAAGCGACTGGTCTTCTGCTTCTTATTTATATGCTTTGACAGCCATGAATGATGACGTTGAAATTGAACTGCCGGGATTGCACAAAGATAGTTGGCAGGGCGACTCCATTGTTGCAAAACTGATGAAACCTTTTGGCGTTGAAACGGTTTATAATAAAAACAGCATTTCAATCTTCAGGACTAAAAGAAAAATCAAAAAGTTTGAATACGACTTCCGGGCCAATCCTGATCTGGCTCCCACTTTTGCGGTCATATGCTCCGCACTCAAAATTCCTTTCCGCTTTGAAGGAATTCATGCCTTACGGATCAAGGAAAGCGACAGGGTTGCCGCCCTTGAAGAACAACTTCAGAAACTGAACATGAAGGTAAGCAGTACGGAGAGCAGCCTGATCGGAGAAGAATCACACCAAATTTCCTTTTTTGACAATGTCATTAAAAGCTACAGCGACCATCGTATTGTGATGAGCTTTGTCCCTGCTCTTTGCTTGCACCGGGAATTAATGATTGAAGACCCCGATGTGGTCGAAAAATCTTATCCGGCATTCTGGAATGACCTTGAAAACCTTGGTATTATGTTCCGTTATGCACTCTAA
- the aroC gene encoding chorismate synthase, with amino-acid sequence MAGNSFGELFRITTFGESHGPLIGVTIDGCPPDLHFNFELLKTALSRRRPGQSDVTSSRNEPDIPEVVSGIFDGKTTGAPITILIKNTDSKSEDYQQYAGLFRPSHAEFSYWKKYGHFDYRGGGRSSARETAARVAAGAVAKMLLSKYQINVIAFTFSIGYLSLENLSENISENQVEESLVRCPDKDLTEKMHQLIEEAKKQGDSLGGVIGCFIKNCPAGLGEPVFDRFEADLAKAMLSINATKGFEIGDGFRSAQMKGSENNDYFGLNEKGEVVLLSNHAGGVLGGITTGADIFFKVAFKPVSTIQQNQVFYSREGEKVILENKPGRHDPCVIPRAVPVVEAMAAIVTADHFLRQKSLCG; translated from the coding sequence ATGGCTGGAAATAGCTTTGGAGAATTATTCAGAATCACAACCTTCGGAGAAAGCCACGGGCCCCTGATTGGGGTTACCATTGACGGTTGCCCGCCTGATTTGCATTTTAATTTTGAATTATTGAAGACAGCATTATCCCGCAGAAGGCCGGGACAATCAGATGTTACTTCCAGCCGCAATGAACCGGATATTCCTGAGGTTGTTTCCGGAATTTTTGATGGCAAAACCACAGGAGCTCCGATTACCATTCTTATCAAAAATACAGACTCAAAAAGTGAAGATTATCAGCAATATGCAGGTTTATTCCGCCCTTCCCATGCGGAATTTTCTTACTGGAAAAAATACGGCCATTTTGACTATCGCGGAGGGGGTCGCTCCTCTGCCCGCGAAACGGCTGCAAGGGTTGCGGCCGGTGCAGTAGCTAAAATGCTGCTTTCTAAATACCAGATTAATGTGATTGCATTTACCTTTTCCATTGGCTATCTCTCTCTGGAAAATTTAAGTGAAAATATTTCTGAAAATCAGGTGGAAGAAAGTCTGGTGCGTTGTCCTGACAAAGATCTGACAGAGAAAATGCATCAGCTTATTGAGGAAGCAAAAAAACAGGGGGATAGTCTGGGAGGAGTTATCGGCTGCTTTATAAAAAATTGTCCGGCTGGGCTTGGTGAACCTGTTTTTGACCGTTTTGAAGCTGATCTGGCAAAAGCCATGTTAAGTATCAATGCTACCAAAGGATTTGAAATCGGGGATGGCTTCAGGTCGGCTCAGATGAAAGGCTCCGAAAACAATGATTATTTCGGGTTAAACGAAAAAGGGGAGGTCGTTTTGCTCAGCAACCATGCCGGTGGTGTTTTGGGTGGAATTACCACAGGAGCAGATATTTTCTTTAAAGTTGCCTTTAAACCGGTTTCAACGATTCAACAAAATCAGGTTTTTTACAGCAGGGAAGGAGAAAAAGTAATACTTGAGAATAAGCCCGGACGTCATGATCCCTGCGTAATACCCAGGGCAGTTCCTGTAGTGGAAGCTATGGCTGCAATAGTAACAGCGGATCACTTTCTCAGGCAAAAATCCTTGTGTGGCTGA